DNA sequence from the Selenomonas timonae genome:
GTGTGGAGCGTCTGGACATCGAGGAGCGCGAGCCTGTGGACGGCGAGCGCGACTTTTCGATCAAATACTAGGAGTGCACATGGGAAAGATACTGGTACTGAACGGCCCGAATCTCAATCTGCTCGGCACGCGCGAGCCGGAGATCTACGGTTCTCTGACGCTCGCAGACATCAACGAGCGTCTGCGTTGCCGCGCCGAGGAGGCGGGACTCGACATCGAGTTCTTGCAGTCGAATCACGAGGGCGTGCTCGTGGATGCGATTCAGGCGGCGCGCGGCACAGCGGACTACATCATCCTTAACGCCGCCGCGTTCACGCACTACAGCATTGCAATCCGCGATGCGATTGCGGCGGTGGGGGTGCCCGTCATCGAGGTGCATCTCTCGAACATCCATCAGCGCGAGGCGTTTCGGCATACGTCGGTCATTGCACCCGTCGTGCTCGGGCAGATCGCGGGGCTCGGTGCAGAGAGCTATATGGCGGCGCTCGAGGCGATTATTTGCCGCATGGGGGGAGCAAAATGAACATAGAGGATCGGATTGCACGTCTGCGCGCGCTGCTCACGGAGCAGGTCGTGGACGCCGCCTTGATTACGAAGGAGGGGAATGTCCACTATTTCAGTGGCTTTCGCGGGGATAGCACGGCGCTTCTCGTGACGCCCGAGCGCCTCATTCTCGTGACAGACAGTCGCTATACGGAGCAGGCAGCGGCAGAGGCGCCCGACTATGAGATTGTGGAGCAGAGGGACGGGCTGTATCGCAAAGTCGCAGAGCTTGCGACAGATGCGGGCGTCGTCTCGCTCGGCTTCGAGGGCAATGCGCTCGTCTACGATACGGTCGTCAAGCTGCGCGAGCTGCTCGGGGAGGTCTCCTGCGATACCGCCCTGAATCTCGATCCGCTGCGGCAGGTGAAGGATGCGGACGAGATTGGGCTCATCCGCCGCGCGTGTAGGATTGCGGACGAGGGCTTTGCGCATATCCTCTCGTACATTCAGCCAGGCATGACGGAGATGGAGGTTGCGGCGGAGCTGGAGCATTTCATGCGGCGTGCGGGCTCGGAGCGCCCCGCCTTTCAGACGATCATCGCATCGGGTGTGCGCGGGAGTCTGCCGCACGGAACGGCGAGCGACAAGGTCATTGTGCGCGGCGAACTCGTGACGATGGACTTCGGCGCGGTGTGCGGGGGGTATCACTCGGACATTACGCGAACGGTCTGCGTCGGGCGCGCGGACGCACGGCCGCGCGAGCTCTATGACGCCGTGCTCACGGCGCAGAAGCGGGCGCTTGCGGCGCTTCGTCCCGGAGTGACGGGCGTCGAGGTCGACCGCATTGCACGCGAGTCACTTGCAGAGAAGGAGCTGAACCAATACTTCGGGCATGGACTCGGACACAGCCTTGGCCTTGAGATCCACGAGGAGCCGCGCCTCTCGAAGGCGGGGACGACCGTCCTGCAGGAGAATATGCTCGTCACGGACGAGCCGGGCGTCTACATCCCCGGCTGGGGCGGCATCCGTATCGAGGACACCGTACTTATCACTCGGGATGGGGCGGAGCCGCTGACGCATGCGCCAAAAGAATTTATTGAAATCTGCCAGTAAAACCGCTATAATATGCAGAGAATATGTATTGTATGGAGGAACGAATAATATGATTAACAGCACCGATTTCCGCACCGGCCTCACCATTGAATACGATGGGGGCGTCTGGCAGATTGTCGATTTCCAGCACGTGAAGCCGGGAAAGGGTGCCGCGTTCGTCCGTACGAAGATCAAGAACGTCGAGACCGGCGCTGTGGTTGAGCGTACGTTCAACCCGAACGAAAAGATGCCCGCAGCACATCTTGAGACGCACACGATGCAGTTCCTCTACGAGGCGGACGGCGTCTACACGTTCATGAACACGGAGACCTACGAGCAGTCCGAGCTCTCACGTGAGCAGCTCGGCGACGCGCTGAACTACCTCATGGAGAACATGGAGGTCGCGATGCAGCAGTTCAAGGGGCGCATCATCGGTATTCAGCTGCCGAACTCCGTGAGCCTCAAGGTCGTCGAATGCGAGCCGAGTGTCAAGGGCAACACGGCAACGGGCGCAACGAAGATGGCAAAGGTCGAGACGGGCTACGAGGTGCGCGTGCCGCTCTTCATCAATGAGGGCGATGTGCTCCGTATCGATACGCGCACGGGCAACTACATCGAGCGCGCATAAATACGGCTGAGATATTCCTTGCGAATGGAGGATTTGGAAATGGACAACGAGAAGAACGCAGTCAAGAAGGAAAATGGGCTTGGCACGATCCGCGTTGCGGATGAGGTCGTCAGCATCATCGCAGGTCTTGCCACAACGGAGGTCGAGGGCGTTGCAGGCATGAGCGGCGGCATTGCTGGCGGAATCGCAGAGATTCTTGGACGCAAGAATTTCTCCAAGGGTGTCAAGGTCGAGGTGGGCGAGAAGGAAGCCGCCGTCGATCTCTATATCATCGTGAAATACGGCATCCGTATCCCTGAGGTCGCACTCGCCGCGCAGGAGAATGTCAAGCGTGCAATCGAGACGATGACGGGGCTCTCCGTGATCGAGGTCAATGTGCATGTGCAGGGCGTCGGCTTCCCCGAGGAGGAACCGAAACCTGAGGAAGCGCGTGTACGCTGAATGCATCTGAGGGGCTAAGCAATGGGAATTTTAAATCGTCTCCTGCTCCTGCCCTATGCCCTCGTTACGATGGCGCTGTCCGTTGCCGTCGTTGCCGTGGCTCTGCGCATCGTGCCGGAGAGCATATGGCTGAATGAACTGCGCTATGCACTGTCGCGTCAGGAACTCCTCGCGGTGTGCGGCGTATTCTTCCTCGTCAGCCTCAAGCTGTTCTTTGCGGTCTTTTCCAGAACCTCGCATTCTGCGCGGACGCATGGTGAGTTCATGGTTGTCGATACGAGGGCGGGGGCTGTTCAGGTGGCTCTGCCCGCCGTGCGCGGCATCGTCGAGCGTGTAGCGCTCTCCATGCAGGGGGTTCGGACGGCGACAGCCGTGATCTCGGTACATGACGCGCCCAAGGACAGCGCAGGGACACCGATGCAGGTGGAGCTGAAGATTACGCTCGCCGATCAGACGAGTCTGAATGCCGTCTCCGAGGAGCTGACCGAAAAGGTGCGGCAGGAGCTCCACGATGTACTCGGTATTGCGGATGTGCCCGTGGCACTCCGCGTCACGGAGATCACAAATGCCGGAGCCTCGAAGCGCTCGGTGTCTTAGTGGGGGAACGGGATGAAAGAAAATATACTGCTCTTCCTGCAAGACCAGTGGCAGAGTCATCGCGGGCGGTCGGCAGGGCTGCTGCTTGGTGCATTGTTCGGCATATCCGTCCTGATCTTTGGCTTTTGGAGCACTCTGTTCGTCATTCTCTGCGCAGGCATCGGTATGTATATCGGGGTGCGGACAGAGCGCGAGGGCGGCTGGTCGGAGATGTTTGACACGTCAGCACTCAATCGGCTGTTTCGGAGGATGTCATGAGCCGAAGACACGCGCGCGAAGCCGCGCTTCTGACGCTCTTTCAGCTGGA
Encoded proteins:
- the aroQ gene encoding type II 3-dehydroquinate dehydratase yields the protein MGKILVLNGPNLNLLGTREPEIYGSLTLADINERLRCRAEEAGLDIEFLQSNHEGVLVDAIQAARGTADYIILNAAAFTHYSIAIRDAIAAVGVPVIEVHLSNIHQREAFRHTSVIAPVVLGQIAGLGAESYMAALEAIICRMGGAK
- a CDS encoding M24 family metallopeptidase, with the translated sequence MNIEDRIARLRALLTEQVVDAALITKEGNVHYFSGFRGDSTALLVTPERLILVTDSRYTEQAAAEAPDYEIVEQRDGLYRKVAELATDAGVVSLGFEGNALVYDTVVKLRELLGEVSCDTALNLDPLRQVKDADEIGLIRRACRIADEGFAHILSYIQPGMTEMEVAAELEHFMRRAGSERPAFQTIIASGVRGSLPHGTASDKVIVRGELVTMDFGAVCGGYHSDITRTVCVGRADARPRELYDAVLTAQKRALAALRPGVTGVEVDRIARESLAEKELNQYFGHGLGHSLGLEIHEEPRLSKAGTTVLQENMLVTDEPGVYIPGWGGIRIEDTVLITRDGAEPLTHAPKEFIEICQ
- the efp gene encoding elongation factor P; the encoded protein is MINSTDFRTGLTIEYDGGVWQIVDFQHVKPGKGAAFVRTKIKNVETGAVVERTFNPNEKMPAAHLETHTMQFLYEADGVYTFMNTETYEQSELSREQLGDALNYLMENMEVAMQQFKGRIIGIQLPNSVSLKVVECEPSVKGNTATGATKMAKVETGYEVRVPLFINEGDVLRIDTRTGNYIERA
- a CDS encoding Asp23/Gls24 family envelope stress response protein: MEDLEMDNEKNAVKKENGLGTIRVADEVVSIIAGLATTEVEGVAGMSGGIAGGIAEILGRKNFSKGVKVEVGEKEAAVDLYIIVKYGIRIPEVALAAQENVKRAIETMTGLSVIEVNVHVQGVGFPEEEPKPEEARVR
- the amaP gene encoding alkaline shock response membrane anchor protein AmaP — its product is MGILNRLLLLPYALVTMALSVAVVAVALRIVPESIWLNELRYALSRQELLAVCGVFFLVSLKLFFAVFSRTSHSARTHGEFMVVDTRAGAVQVALPAVRGIVERVALSMQGVRTATAVISVHDAPKDSAGTPMQVELKITLADQTSLNAVSEELTEKVRQELHDVLGIADVPVALRVTEITNAGASKRSVS
- a CDS encoding DUF2273 domain-containing protein is translated as MKENILLFLQDQWQSHRGRSAGLLLGALFGISVLIFGFWSTLFVILCAGIGMYIGVRTEREGGWSEMFDTSALNRLFRRMS